A genomic segment from Limosilactobacillus sp. encodes:
- the asp1 gene encoding accessory Sec system protein Asp1, with the protein MDYMVPAWHELFIDWAYNVPHLDFDDATGQLRLLQDNKQPVGLFLLNYQPNLLERLGQMALSPNSILSVFDYIQDVHHQEGQSLSYKDFAWPAGAYLKFSSFHIQVIVNKKMYAQVIFSVSGRIILVQYYDENEQLTKQLRIDSRGFISREEDFRGDKETQHIYFDEQGNWRINHNLESDQVIVNPMFKDQFAHGEYDHLDELIREVALTDLMPQVYKDGGRMVIALDDKMPVAPDLFSTVPTVYSISQWHPCKKILAGLQNPDLVTMVADREKTAESVQELLHLDKPVTTIPIFYSQFRLGHSQRIAQQRIAIFNENMTGQELMDLVNRLYSRLLKNYKKEQLLFLNYSQEKELEAKQIINQLCADHPGEFRLHKDHPAMIEVDLEGAKKLPELYLKSVRLPSVGDAMTVLDKVRLMIDLGEEPDEFLQMASVSTGIPRLQRHATEEVHDHQNGLVVTDNDQVLAGISYYLDHLKHWNEALASDVQIMNTHSSQRLFQKWQELWK; encoded by the coding sequence ATGGATTACATGGTGCCAGCATGGCATGAGTTATTTATTGATTGGGCATACAACGTTCCACACCTTGATTTTGATGACGCGACGGGCCAACTCCGGCTGCTTCAGGATAACAAGCAGCCAGTGGGCCTTTTTCTGCTTAATTACCAGCCCAATTTATTGGAGCGCCTGGGGCAGATGGCCCTGAGCCCGAATTCCATTTTGTCGGTATTTGACTACATTCAAGACGTCCATCACCAGGAGGGGCAGAGCCTGAGCTACAAGGACTTTGCATGGCCAGCTGGAGCCTACCTCAAGTTTTCCTCCTTCCACATTCAGGTAATAGTCAACAAGAAGATGTACGCCCAGGTGATCTTTAGCGTGTCCGGTCGAATCATCCTGGTGCAATATTACGACGAAAATGAGCAGCTAACTAAGCAGCTGCGCATCGATAGCCGGGGCTTCATTTCACGGGAGGAAGACTTCCGCGGCGACAAGGAGACCCAGCACATTTACTTTGACGAGCAGGGTAACTGGCGGATCAACCATAACCTGGAAAGCGATCAGGTAATCGTCAACCCGATGTTCAAGGACCAGTTTGCCCACGGCGAGTACGACCACCTGGATGAGCTGATCAGGGAGGTGGCCTTAACCGACCTGATGCCGCAGGTTTATAAGGACGGCGGGCGCATGGTCATCGCATTGGATGACAAAATGCCAGTGGCCCCGGACCTCTTTAGCACCGTGCCGACGGTCTACTCAATCAGCCAGTGGCACCCGTGCAAGAAGATCTTAGCCGGCCTGCAAAATCCAGATCTGGTAACAATGGTGGCGGACCGTGAGAAGACGGCCGAGAGCGTTCAGGAGCTTCTCCACCTCGATAAGCCAGTCACCACCATTCCGATCTTTTATTCTCAGTTTCGGCTGGGGCACAGTCAGCGGATCGCGCAGCAGCGGATCGCCATTTTTAACGAAAACATGACGGGCCAGGAGCTGATGGACCTGGTCAATCGGCTCTACAGCCGCCTATTAAAAAACTACAAGAAGGAGCAGCTCCTCTTCCTAAACTACAGCCAGGAAAAGGAGCTGGAGGCCAAGCAGATTATCAACCAACTGTGTGCCGACCATCCCGGCGAATTCCGGCTGCATAAGGACCATCCTGCCATGATCGAGGTTGATCTCGAGGGAGCCAAGAAACTGCCGGAGCTCTACCTCAAGTCAGTCCGGCTGCCCAGCGTGGGGGATGCGATGACGGTGCTTGATAAGGTGCGGTTGATGATCGACCTTGGTGAAGAGCCGGACGAATTCCTGCAGATGGCGTCCGTCAGCACCGGGATTCCCCGTCTGCAGCGCCACGCCACGGAGGAGGTTCATGACCATCAAAACGGACTGGTGGTTACCGACAATGACCAGGTGCTGGCGGGGATCAGCTACTACCTGGATCACTTAAAGCACTGGAATGAGGCCCTAGCTAGTGACGTTCAAATCATGAACACCCACTCCAGCCAGCGGCTCTTCCAAAAATGGCAAGAACTATGGAAGTAA
- a CDS encoding glycosyltransferase family 2 protein codes for MSEKVSVIVPAYNLKDYLATCLDSILNQSYHNLEVIVVDDQSTDGTLAVAARYALADHRVRFISQHHAGLGAAYNLGLQLATGDLITFVHGDDLLDPDFLAQTTRALEDDQANIAITNFTQFDDPRQATLYHDTTVENSLAGTHTPLEWFRYADYEPNWINQLHRTSTGKLYRRAVFDSVMFPDNNFPDDMTVWKLYLNAQRIAYLTDPLYCRRINRPGSLQQKKVFNLSVTGLEAALAILNILGADTQAIANCYRQQLQFIKDHALDGNQLWAYQDAVEKLSILDRLEEGDADE; via the coding sequence ATGTCTGAAAAAGTTTCTGTAATTGTTCCCGCATATAACCTCAAGGACTACCTGGCAACCTGCCTCGATAGCATCCTTAACCAGTCCTATCACAACCTCGAAGTAATCGTCGTCGATGACCAGTCCACCGACGGCACGCTGGCGGTGGCTGCTCGTTACGCCCTGGCCGACCACCGGGTTCGCTTCATCAGCCAGCATCACGCTGGGCTCGGGGCGGCTTACAACCTCGGCCTGCAGCTGGCAACCGGCGATCTGATTACCTTCGTGCACGGCGATGATCTCCTCGACCCAGATTTTCTGGCGCAAACGACCCGGGCGCTTGAGGACGACCAGGCGAATATCGCCATTACCAACTTCACCCAGTTCGACGATCCGCGCCAGGCCACCCTTTACCATGACACGACGGTCGAAAACTCACTGGCGGGAACCCATACTCCCCTGGAATGGTTCCGGTACGCCGACTATGAGCCCAACTGGATCAATCAGCTCCACCGGACTTCAACCGGCAAGCTCTATCGGCGGGCCGTCTTCGATAGCGTCATGTTCCCGGACAACAACTTCCCGGACGATATGACCGTCTGGAAGCTCTACCTGAACGCCCAGCGCATCGCCTACTTGACGGACCCACTGTACTGCCGCCGTATTAACCGGCCCGGCAGTCTCCAGCAAAAGAAGGTGTTCAACCTGTCCGTAACCGGTCTGGAAGCGGCCCTGGCAATTCTGAACATTCTCGGTGCCGATACCCAGGCGATTGCCAATTGCTACCGTCAGCAGCTGCAGTTCATCAAGGATCACGCCCTGGATGGCAACCAACTCTGGGCCTACCAGGATGCCGTCGAGAAGCTGAGCATTCTGGACCGGCTTGAAGAGGGGGACGCCGATGAATGA
- the asp3 gene encoding accessory Sec system protein Asp3, with protein MKQNIINQIYWGPGYQDGYHFGSRIKIRKNGHVSFDNKLMASGKIIMSWQSKLNYQFSKMVPQLPVLAVGRRYRLYLKGQEKPAGTMITRLIFRNIQGDEIKQLNLEGHDNEFVFPEGTVDYELQLINAGCTHLEFDRIEICTADLPKDVHDDLWLQDPITDYPDKPVHLLVMSAGKRAKRDFPWLKRLAGDLAVQIMLVSWQHRDDVGQDITDLLKENRAYNTHIISCEPRFDRAVIDACNSFPAFQGLVTNRAYLADRPQNIYRYVWRPNVHQLKEAVSEPDWVSLFSVIHAIWGGDQG; from the coding sequence ATGAAGCAAAACATTATTAACCAAATCTACTGGGGCCCCGGATATCAGGATGGCTATCACTTTGGCTCCCGGATTAAGATCCGAAAAAATGGCCACGTCAGCTTTGACAATAAGCTAATGGCGTCCGGAAAGATCATCATGTCCTGGCAGTCGAAGCTTAACTACCAGTTTTCCAAAATGGTGCCCCAGCTCCCGGTACTTGCCGTTGGTCGGCGGTATCGGCTCTACCTCAAGGGACAGGAAAAACCGGCCGGGACGATGATTACCCGACTGATCTTTCGCAACATTCAGGGGGACGAGATTAAGCAGCTTAACCTGGAGGGCCACGACAACGAGTTTGTCTTTCCTGAAGGGACGGTGGATTACGAGCTGCAACTGATTAACGCTGGCTGCACCCACCTGGAGTTTGACCGGATTGAAATCTGCACGGCCGACCTGCCCAAGGACGTCCACGATGATCTCTGGCTGCAAGACCCAATTACCGACTACCCGGACAAACCGGTCCACCTGCTGGTAATGTCGGCGGGGAAGCGGGCCAAACGTGACTTTCCGTGGCTCAAGCGCTTGGCGGGTGACCTGGCAGTGCAGATCATGCTGGTTTCCTGGCAGCACCGTGACGACGTCGGTCAGGACATTACCGATCTGCTGAAGGAAAACCGGGCCTACAACACCCACATTATTTCCTGTGAGCCGCGCTTTGATCGGGCGGTCATCGATGCCTGCAACTCGTTTCCGGCCTTCCAGGGGTTGGTAACCAACCGCGCCTACTTGGCGGATCGGCCACAGAACATTTACCGTTACGTTTGGCGGCCGAACGTGCACCAGCTGAAGGAAGCCGTCTCGGAACCGGACTGGGTCAGCCTGTTTTCGGTTATTCATGCCATCTGGGGAGGTGATCAAGGATGA
- the secY2 gene encoding accessory Sec system protein translocase subunit SecY2, protein MKKPYQLNILRDRVAFSLFVLLIYILGSSIPLPFVRMTEMYRNMLAKTPIGLMSFMGGANLQTLSLFSVGLNPLMIAMMIVQLMSMTKLFWTDSLSQHQTMIVQQWLMLILATVQAIAITLTFHLTANYRQATAVVIILVAGSMLVVWLGFMNMQFGIGGTMTLILFNMISGSIQPLVRSIKRMQVIPHAEVWLAMLILVGLVEIIFWVGFNRAYYRASMIDVTLKSSVKPLAFPIALNLGGMMTYMMGMAILTLPMILAQTTSWREKINDWHFQVVFCMVVTFLLFYFFAYLQLNPKDQAKELRNKNNYILDVRPGKPTSRFIRNHLLWLSLPGALLNGAQLTLGLVGSQFLGRYTAFALIPLDVVMIVMFMNLIKDQLLVLVIPHRYEKLMKKEG, encoded by the coding sequence ATGAAAAAGCCCTATCAACTAAATATTCTCCGCGACCGCGTGGCCTTCAGCCTCTTTGTGCTGCTGATATATATCTTGGGAAGCAGTATTCCCCTGCCCTTTGTCCGGATGACGGAAATGTACCGGAACATGCTGGCTAAGACCCCAATCGGCCTGATGAGTTTCATGGGCGGGGCCAACTTGCAGACGCTCTCGCTGTTTTCCGTGGGACTGAACCCGTTGATGATCGCGATGATGATTGTCCAGCTGATGTCGATGACCAAGCTCTTCTGGACCGATTCGCTCTCCCAGCACCAGACGATGATCGTGCAGCAGTGGCTGATGCTGATCCTGGCGACCGTGCAGGCGATTGCGATCACCCTGACCTTCCATTTGACCGCCAACTATCGGCAGGCGACCGCGGTGGTGATCATCCTGGTGGCCGGCAGTATGTTGGTGGTTTGGCTGGGCTTCATGAACATGCAGTTTGGCATCGGGGGAACGATGACCCTGATCCTGTTCAACATGATTTCCGGTTCAATCCAGCCGCTGGTGCGCTCGATCAAACGAATGCAGGTCATTCCACACGCTGAGGTCTGGCTGGCGATGCTGATTCTGGTTGGCCTGGTGGAGATTATCTTCTGGGTTGGCTTCAACCGGGCCTACTACCGGGCCTCGATGATTGACGTCACCCTCAAGAGTTCGGTGAAACCGCTGGCCTTTCCAATCGCACTTAACCTCGGTGGGATGATGACCTACATGATGGGGATGGCCATCCTGACTTTGCCAATGATCCTGGCCCAGACGACGAGTTGGCGGGAAAAGATCAACGATTGGCACTTTCAGGTCGTCTTCTGTATGGTAGTTACTTTTCTGTTGTTCTACTTCTTTGCCTATCTGCAGCTCAACCCTAAGGACCAGGCAAAGGAACTGCGAAACAAGAACAACTATATCCTCGACGTCCGGCCCGGGAAGCCGACGTCCCGCTTTATTCGCAATCACCTGCTATGGCTCAGTCTGCCCGGCGCCCTGCTCAACGGTGCCCAGCTGACCCTCGGCCTGGTGGGTTCGCAATTCTTGGGGCGGTACACGGCCTTTGCGCTGATTCCGCTGGACGTGGTGATGATCGTGATGTTCATGAACCTGATTAAGGACCAGCTTCTGGTACTGGTGATTCCGCATCGCTACGAGAAATTGATGAAAAAAGAGGGGTAG
- the asp2 gene encoding accessory Sec system protein Asp2: MATNVLQLGGRDDWSEKYKMSDEITWNYNNFPPKKPAIYSVVIIDGAVNLTPKNWEKLIWASTPYAVFYRPGTEKQLGAAGQRFIKLDAGKPFTCSPEQMIKDISDKYYFGQTGIRVLPNNINLNQELFDELNYPDGGHLQLSVDSDEWQTFGHYRNQLYVDPYRRLRIWLEASREPGVELRIVVNELVVGDRQWTFPVTTKDAEEIIPTKLQTEGQFVSVSLQMRGHGKFTLGPFHYSWARYGAGIFIVGAKRLIEPHNGEQVAYYLNPGNLKPPLNVYFSGARSAEGFEAYPLFRSFKAPSLLFTDPRLEIGQFYTGDYMEPAIKRVIMRSLLKLGMTTDDLVMCGVSMGTYPAIKLGSELGAHAIVVAKALTNLGYLAERGRLQRPDEFETIFDIDRQLTQTDFPKGLHEIDQKFWRQFDEDNLARTRLFITHMYQDDYDDRAVAKIKSSNAIQHVKEFATKGYPGHHNDNTDGTVSWMIYRIRQVMRDDFGNYQEDDQ; this comes from the coding sequence ATGGCAACCAACGTTTTACAATTGGGCGGCCGTGATGATTGGTCGGAAAAGTACAAGATGTCCGATGAGATTACCTGGAACTATAATAATTTTCCGCCCAAGAAGCCGGCAATCTACTCGGTCGTAATCATTGACGGGGCGGTTAACCTGACACCAAAAAACTGGGAAAAATTGATTTGGGCTTCCACCCCCTATGCGGTCTTCTACCGTCCCGGAACGGAAAAGCAACTGGGAGCGGCCGGTCAGCGCTTCATCAAGCTGGATGCCGGCAAGCCATTCACCTGCTCACCGGAACAGATGATTAAGGACATCTCGGACAAGTACTACTTCGGCCAGACCGGGATCCGGGTCTTGCCCAACAACATCAACCTCAACCAGGAGCTGTTTGACGAACTGAACTACCCGGACGGCGGTCACCTGCAGCTGAGCGTGGATAGTGACGAATGGCAGACCTTTGGCCACTACCGCAACCAGCTCTATGTTGACCCCTACCGGCGGCTGCGGATCTGGCTGGAGGCGAGCCGGGAGCCCGGCGTCGAGCTCCGAATCGTGGTCAATGAACTGGTTGTTGGCGATCGTCAGTGGACCTTTCCGGTGACGACTAAGGACGCTGAGGAAATCATTCCCACCAAGCTGCAAACGGAGGGCCAGTTCGTCAGCGTCAGCCTGCAGATGCGGGGACACGGCAAGTTTACCCTAGGGCCTTTCCACTACAGTTGGGCACGATACGGGGCCGGTATCTTTATCGTCGGCGCCAAGCGGCTGATCGAGCCGCACAACGGCGAGCAGGTGGCCTACTACCTTAATCCCGGCAACCTCAAGCCGCCATTAAACGTCTACTTTTCCGGTGCCCGGAGTGCCGAGGGTTTTGAAGCCTACCCACTTTTTCGGAGCTTCAAGGCGCCGAGCCTGCTCTTTACGGATCCGCGGCTCGAAATCGGCCAGTTCTACACCGGTGACTACATGGAGCCGGCCATCAAGCGGGTCATCATGCGTTCCCTGCTCAAGCTCGGGATGACCACTGACGACCTGGTTATGTGCGGAGTGTCAATGGGGACTTACCCGGCCATCAAGCTCGGCAGCGAATTAGGAGCACACGCCATCGTGGTAGCCAAGGCGCTGACCAACCTCGGCTACCTGGCCGAGCGGGGAAGGCTGCAGCGGCCAGACGAATTCGAGACCATCTTCGATATCGACCGGCAGCTAACCCAGACGGACTTTCCGAAAGGCCTCCACGAGATTGACCAAAAGTTCTGGCGCCAGTTCGATGAGGACAACCTGGCCCGGACCCGGCTCTTTATCACCCACATGTACCAGGATGACTACGATGACCGGGCGGTTGCCAAGATTAAATCCTCAAACGCCATCCAGCACGTCAAGGAGTTTGCCACCAAGGGCTATCCCGGCCACCACAACGACAACACCGATGGCACGGTTAGCTGGATGATCTACCGGATCCGTCAGGTGATGCGTGATGACTTTGGCAATTACCAGGAGGATGATCAATAA
- the uvrB gene encoding excinuclease ABC subunit UvrB, producing the protein MIYRQPDRKFDLVSDYQPTGDQPEAIAQLTKGIQDGEKAQILLGATGTGKTFTISNVIANVNKPTLILSHNKTLAGQLYGEMKKFFPNNAVEYFVSYYDYYQPEAYVPSSDTYIEKDASINDEIDKLRNAATTALLERNDVIVVASVSSIFGLGNPNEYQNSVISLHVGQQIERDYLLRQLVTIQYDRNDIDFQRGRFRVHGDVVEIFPASHGETALRIEFFGDEIDRIREVDALTGEVKGDRQEVSIFPATHFMTNEDIMDLALPEIEADMKKQVKKFTDEGKLLEAERIQQRTTFDIEMMREVGYVNGIENYSRYMDRRKPGEPPYTLLDFFPKDFLLVVDESHQTMPQVRGMYNGDRARKQMLIDYGFRLPSALDNRPLKLKEFEQHVNQVVYMSATPGPYEMEQTDHVVQQIIRPTGLLDPTIEVRPVMGQIDDLVGEINKRIERHERVFVTTLTKKMSEDLTDYLKDLGLKVKYLHSDIKTLERTQIIRDLRLGKFDVLVGINLLREGLDVPEVSLVAILDADKEGFLRNERSLIQTIGRAARNEHGAVIMYADTVTESMQKAIDETKRRRAIQMKYNQDHGITPKTIIKPIQEAITATTKTEDTGEQEDASEFTTKDFAKLSKSAQQNMIDELTEQMQAAAKRLDFEQAATLRDTVMELKAQMSGKKTKKVGNK; encoded by the coding sequence TTGATTTATCGACAACCTGATCGAAAATTTGACCTTGTTTCTGACTATCAGCCGACCGGTGATCAGCCGGAAGCCATCGCCCAGCTCACCAAGGGAATCCAGGATGGCGAGAAGGCCCAGATCCTGTTGGGGGCAACCGGGACCGGGAAGACCTTCACGATTTCCAACGTGATCGCCAACGTCAACAAGCCGACGCTGATCCTCTCCCATAACAAGACCCTGGCCGGCCAGCTCTACGGCGAAATGAAGAAGTTCTTCCCGAACAACGCGGTCGAATATTTCGTTTCCTATTATGACTATTACCAGCCGGAAGCCTACGTGCCGTCTAGCGATACCTACATTGAAAAGGACGCTTCAATCAACGACGAGATCGATAAGCTGCGGAACGCCGCCACCACGGCATTGCTGGAACGCAACGACGTGATCGTGGTCGCCTCGGTTTCCAGCATCTTCGGCCTGGGGAATCCGAACGAATACCAGAACAGCGTGATTTCCCTCCATGTCGGCCAACAGATCGAGCGCGACTACCTTCTGCGCCAGCTGGTGACGATCCAGTATGACCGCAACGACATTGACTTCCAGCGGGGCCGCTTCCGGGTTCACGGCGACGTGGTCGAGATTTTCCCGGCTTCACACGGTGAGACGGCGCTGCGGATTGAATTCTTCGGTGACGAGATCGACCGGATCCGGGAGGTCGACGCGTTGACGGGGGAGGTCAAGGGCGACCGCCAGGAGGTTTCGATCTTCCCGGCAACTCACTTTATGACCAACGAGGACATCATGGACCTGGCCCTGCCGGAAATTGAGGCCGACATGAAAAAGCAGGTCAAGAAGTTCACTGACGAGGGCAAGCTGCTGGAGGCGGAACGAATTCAGCAGCGGACGACCTTTGACATCGAGATGATGCGCGAGGTCGGCTACGTCAACGGGATTGAAAACTATTCTCGCTACATGGATCGGCGCAAACCGGGGGAGCCGCCGTACACCCTGCTGGACTTCTTCCCAAAGGACTTCCTGCTGGTGGTCGACGAGTCCCACCAGACAATGCCTCAGGTACGGGGGATGTACAACGGTGACCGCGCCCGCAAGCAGATGCTGATCGACTACGGTTTCCGGCTGCCGAGCGCCCTCGACAACCGGCCGCTGAAGCTCAAGGAGTTTGAACAGCACGTCAACCAGGTCGTTTACATGTCCGCCACGCCGGGCCCGTACGAAATGGAACAGACCGATCACGTCGTCCAACAGATCATTCGGCCAACCGGCCTGCTTGACCCGACAATTGAGGTGCGGCCGGTAATGGGCCAGATCGATGACCTGGTCGGTGAGATTAACAAGCGGATCGAGCGTCACGAGCGGGTCTTCGTGACGACACTGACCAAGAAGATGTCCGAGGACCTGACCGACTATCTGAAGGACCTCGGGCTGAAGGTGAAGTACCTCCACTCCGACATCAAGACCCTGGAGCGGACCCAGATCATCCGGGACCTGCGCTTAGGCAAGTTCGACGTCCTGGTCGGGATCAACCTCCTGCGGGAGGGTCTGGACGTGCCAGAGGTCTCCCTGGTGGCCATTCTCGATGCCGACAAGGAAGGCTTCCTGCGTAACGAGCGCTCGCTGATCCAGACGATTGGTCGGGCCGCCCGGAACGAACACGGGGCAGTCATCATGTACGCCGACACGGTCACGGAATCGATGCAAAAGGCGATCGACGAGACCAAGCGGCGGCGGGCCATCCAGATGAAGTACAACCAGGATCACGGGATTACCCCGAAGACGATCATCAAGCCGATCCAGGAGGCGATCACGGCCACTACCAAGACGGAGGATACTGGCGAACAAGAGGACGCAAGCGAGTTTACGACCAAGGACTTCGCCAAGCTGTCGAAGAGTGCTCAACAGAACATGATCGACGAGCTGACCGAGCAGATGCAGGCGGCGGCCAAGCGGCTTGATTTCGAACAGGCGGCCACGCTACGTGATACTGTCATGGAGCTCAAGGCCCAGATGAGCGGCAAAAAGACGAAAAAAGTTGGCAATAAATAG
- a CDS encoding KxYKxGKxW signal peptide domain-containing protein — protein sequence MIIVKRIIIDKGARTLEKIDEIKHYKLYKAGKLWLTMAIATFSLGVMVSSVNADQVSANSSASAVSERVVSSSAAVNSSAAVPATSAGSKSTTQQSLAPDQPGASQATTSAQSAAKVDSSAAKSSANQATKDNTKANSSTKKEAALPALPDLDNNLLSKAGSFHIFANEVQIGADVNGNIATQHYISGNEFGTRNESHNYTKGDVYYIETVDQMGSNAFRNSENYVVFGEDTKVEIKNGQVFVNGTRMDHLKASAVYKKSGYIDFQKEFDNLTSLANYYARQKQTDGVKVNFENNNNNYIDVSNVAAGTKIIYVTVPTGCLTSSQPLTIKGLSSSEDGPVVVMNVNGSVNFNTQTKLEYDDGQTISPNEGHSKPNHVLWNFGANGGTLNINSGYLLGSVLNPQGEVNANVNVDGNLIANRVNISGGESHRWDLRGGTYVDIHQPSTPSQSSQVTQPSQTSQTTQPTQPSQTSQTTQPTQPSQTSQTTQPTQPSQTSQTTQPTQPSQTSQTTQPTQPSQTSQTTQPTQPSQTSQTTQPTQPSQTSQTTQPTQPSQTSQTTQPTQPSQTSQTTQPTQPSQTSQTTQPTQPSQTSQTTQPTQPSQTSQTTQSTSPAYPVIPDNPKSSTPTQPNQTQPTSIQSTTPAQSQQPTEPATSETNQPTQPVHQTDQQQPSSPVETQAVKTTPAQSQQAQSQSATATAAGLPQTGNQNETAVTVLGLLTASFGMLFGLKKRHFE from the coding sequence ATGATAATTGTAAAACGAATTATCATTGATAAAGGAGCAAGAACATTGGAAAAGATTGACGAAATAAAACATTATAAGTTGTACAAAGCCGGTAAATTGTGGCTTACCATGGCGATTGCGACGTTCTCACTCGGGGTAATGGTTTCGTCAGTCAACGCTGACCAAGTAAGTGCTAATAGTAGTGCAAGTGCTGTTAGTGAACGGGTTGTATCGAGCAGTGCCGCTGTAAATTCGTCCGCAGCCGTTCCAGCAACTTCTGCTGGATCAAAGAGCACAACACAACAAAGTCTAGCACCCGACCAGCCAGGTGCTTCACAGGCCACTACTAGTGCACAATCAGCAGCTAAGGTTGACAGTTCAGCTGCTAAATCATCCGCTAACCAAGCTACTAAAGATAATACGAAGGCTAACAGCAGTACGAAAAAGGAAGCAGCCCTTCCAGCACTGCCTGACTTGGATAACAATCTGTTGTCCAAGGCCGGATCATTCCATATTTTTGCAAATGAGGTTCAAATTGGCGCTGATGTTAACGGTAACATTGCCACCCAGCATTACATCAGCGGTAACGAATTTGGAACACGAAATGAGTCTCACAACTACACCAAGGGAGACGTTTACTACATTGAAACTGTTGACCAAATGGGTTCCAACGCCTTTCGAAACAGTGAAAACTATGTTGTCTTTGGCGAAGACACAAAAGTTGAAATAAAAAATGGTCAGGTTTTTGTAAATGGGACCCGAATGGATCACCTGAAGGCTAGTGCTGTTTATAAGAAGAGTGGCTACATTGATTTTCAAAAAGAATTCGACAACCTGACATCTCTGGCCAATTATTATGCACGGCAGAAACAGACTGATGGTGTGAAGGTCAACTTTGAGAATAACAATAATAATTATATTGATGTAAGTAATGTTGCTGCTGGTACAAAGATTATCTACGTTACTGTGCCGACTGGTTGTTTGACATCCTCCCAGCCACTGACTATCAAGGGGTTAAGTTCTTCAGAAGACGGTCCTGTTGTGGTTATGAATGTCAATGGTTCCGTTAATTTTAATACTCAAACAAAGCTGGAGTATGATGATGGCCAAACCATTTCTCCAAATGAAGGACATAGTAAGCCAAACCATGTGCTTTGGAACTTTGGTGCTAATGGTGGAACGTTAAATATTAACAGTGGCTATCTTTTAGGCAGTGTTCTGAATCCTCAGGGTGAAGTAAACGCAAACGTTAACGTCGATGGAAATTTGATTGCCAACCGGGTTAACATTAGCGGTGGTGAATCTCACCGTTGGGACCTCCGGGGTGGAACGTATGTAGATATCCACCAACCAAGTACACCAAGCCAGAGCAGTCAAGTAACACAGCCAAGTCAAACTAGTCAAACGACGCAGCCAACACAGCCAAGTCAAACCAGTCAAACGACGCAGCCAACACAGCCGAGTCAGACTAGTCAAACGACGCAGCCAACGCAGCCGAGTCAAACTAGTCAAACGACGCAGCCAACACAGCCGAGTCAGACTAGTCAAACGACGCAGCCAACACAGCCGAGTCAGACTAGTCAAACGACGCAGCCAACACAGCCAAGTCAAACTAGTCAAACGACGCAGCCAACGCAGCCAAGTCAAACCAGTCAAACGACGCAGCCAACGCAGCCGAGTCAGACTAGTCAAACGACGCAGCCAACACAGCCGAGTCAAACTAGTCAAACGACGCAGCCAACACAGCCGAGTCAGACTAGTCAAACGACGCAGCCAACACAGCCGAGTCAGACTAGTCAAACGACGCAGCCAACACAGCCAAGTCAAACCAGTCAAACGACGCAGTCAACGTCACCTGCTTACCCGGTAATCCCAGATAATCCGAAGTCAAGCACGCCAACGCAACCAAACCAGACGCAGCCGACCTCAATTCAGTCGACGACTCCTGCTCAATCACAGCAGCCGACTGAACCAGCAACGTCTGAAACGAACCAGCCAACCCAACCGGTTCACCAAACTGACCAGCAGCAACCAAGCTCACCAGTTGAGACCCAAGCGGTGAAGACCACTCCTGCCCAGTCACAGCAAGCACAAAGTCAGTCTGCTACCGCTACTGCTGCTGGACTGCCACAGACCGGTAACCAGAACGAAACTGCAGTAACCGTTCTTGGCCTCCTTACCGCCAGTTTCGGAATGCTTTTCGGCCTGAAGAAGCGTCATTTTGAATAA